One segment of Cololabis saira isolate AMF1-May2022 chromosome 9, fColSai1.1, whole genome shotgun sequence DNA contains the following:
- the LOC133451157 gene encoding cyclin-G2-like, with protein sequence MRDLQSIDSVLLKELRLCCAKESNFVPREAGLKLMEATPPENLSGVSAKCRDSRVEDLWGLTNFFGYSTQTFVHAVNLLDRFLALMKVQPKHVPCIGICCLHIAAKMVEEEINVSPIHELIRISQSKFTVSDLSRMEKIISEKLCVEPKAVTALTFLHLYHSAITSLTAGREEIPSIGRLEAQLKACLCRLVFSRAKPSVLALSLIAQDFESLQSVSLSKIVQQFQRHLKISDSELLNWKELVTKCMAEYRSSECIKPDNKKLVWIVSRRTAQSLQTSHFSVPGLPTIPEMSWDESESEDSCEDMSCGEDSPCGSLGSDGEGAFFPSMFLARGE encoded by the exons atgagAGATCTCCAAAGCATCGACAGTGTGCTGCTGAAAGAACTCAGGCTATGTTGTGCCAAAGAGTCCAACTTTGTTCCCAGGGAGGCGGGCCTGAAGCTGATGGAGGCAACTCCTCCAGAG aaTCTCAGTGGAGTGTCTGCAAAATGCAGAGATAGCAGAGTGGAAGACCTATGGGGCCTGACCAATTTCTTTGGCTACAGCACCCAAACCTTTGTTCACGCTGTCAATTTGCTTGATAGATTTCTTGCCCTTATGAAG GTGCAACCCAAACATGTGCCATGTATTGGGATCTGCTGTCTTCACATTGCTGCCAAAATGGTTGAGGAAGAGATCAATGTCTCACCTATTCACGAACTCATTCGCATCAGCCAAAGCAAGTTCACTGTGTCCGACCTCAGCCGTATGGAGAAGATCATTTCAGAGAAACTCTGTGTGGAGCCAAAAGCAGTGACAGCCTTAACCTTTCTACACCTCTATCACTCAGCTATCACCTCCCTGACTGCTGGAAG GGAGGAGATCCCAAGCATTGGGAGACTGGAAGCCCAGCTAAAAGCCTGCTTATGCCGGCTTGTTTTCTCTAGAGCAAAA CCATCAGTGTTGGCACTGTCCCTCATTGCTCAGGACTTTGAATCTCTCCAATCAGTCTCATTGTCGAAGATCGTCCAGCAATTCCAAAGGCATCTAAAG ATCAGTGACAGTGAGCTGCTCAACTGGAAAGAGCTTGTGACAAAGTGCATGGCTGAGTACCGCTCTAGCGAATGCATCAAACCAGACAACAAAAAGCTTGTTTGGATTGTGTCGAGGAGAACAGCGCAAAGTCTGCAGACCAGTCATTTCAGCGTACCTGGCCTGCCAACTATTCCTGAGATGAGCTGGGATGAAAGCGAGAG CGAGGATTCCTGCGAGGACATGAGCTGTGGAGAAGACAGTCCATGTGGTTCACTGGGAAGCGACGGTGAAGGAGCCTTCTTCCCCTCCATGTTTCTCGCCCGCGGAGAGTGA
- the LOC133450742 gene encoding sia-alpha-2,3-Gal-beta-1,4-GlcNAc-R:alpha 2,8-sialyltransferase-like → MVRIAKALGLVILCVVVLVLSLISYVSLRKDSFYASSKYMGGPRIMFHAGFRSQFAMNFLNPSFIPLTTALNEELQGKPSKWKFNRTAFYHQRKEIFSFIDIPTNFSLTKNSVRVGQLMHFDYSSHKYVFSISNNLKSLLPDTSPILNKHYSVCAVVGNSGILTGSHCGPEIDQADFVFRCNFAPTEVYSKDVGKKTNLTTFNPSILERYYNNLLTIQDRNNFFLNLKKLEGAILWIPAFFLHTSATVTRTLVDFFVEHKGQLKIELAWPGNIMHDVNKYWKTKNLSPKRLSTGILMYTLASAICDEIHLYGFWPFGWDPNTGKELPYHYYDKKGTKFTTKWQETHQLPSEFKLLYKLHREGVIKLSLTHCS, encoded by the exons ATGGTGCGCATCGCCAAGGCCCTGGGTTTGGTGATCCTGTGCGTGGTCGTGCTCGTCCTGTCGCTCATCAGCTACGTGTCTCTGAGGAAGGACAGCTTCTACGCCTCCTCCAAGTATATGGGAGGCCCGCGGATCATGTTCCACGCGGGGTTTCG GTCTCAGTTTGCCATGAATTTTCTGAACCCATCCTTCATTCCATTAACAACTGCCCTAAATGAGGAGCTCCAAGGAAAACCATCCAAATGGAAGTTCAACAGGACAGCATTTTACCATCAGAG gaaAGAGATTTTCAGCTTCATTGATATTCCCACCAACTTCTCCCTCACCAAGAACAGCGTGCGTGTTGGCCAGCTGATGCACTTTGATTACTCGAGCCACAAATACGTCTTCTCCATCAGTAACAATTTGAAGTCCCTGCTGCCGGACACGTCTCCTATCCTCAACAAGCACTACAGTGTGTGTGCTGTGGTGGGGAACAGCGGCATCCTCACCGGCAGCCACTGTGGCCCCGAGATCGACCAGGCCGACTTTGTCTTCCGCTGCAACTTTGCCCCCACCGAAGTCTACTCCAAGGACGTGGGGAAGAAGACCAACCTGACCACTTTTAACCCCAGTATCCTGGAGAGGTACTACAACAATTTACTGACCATTCAAGACAGGAATAACTTTTTCCTCAACCTGAAGAAGCTGGAGGGAGCCATCCTGTGGATCCCTGCCTTTTTCCTTCACACCTCTGCCACAGTAACTCGGACACTGGTGGATTTCTTTGTCGAGCACAAGGGTCAACTGAAGATTGAGCTGGCCTGGCCGGGAAACATCATGCATGACGTCAACAA ATACTGGAAGACTAAAAACCTCTCTCCCAAACGTCTCAGCACTGGGATCCTCATGTATACGCTTGCATCTGCCATATGTGATGAGATCCACCTCTATGGCTTCTGGCCCTTCGGCTGGGACCCTAATACTGGCAAAGAGCTGCCTTACCACTACTATGACAAGAAAGGGACCAAATTCACCACCAAGTGGCAGGAGACTCATCAGCTGCCCAGCGAATTCAAGCTCCTCTACAAGCTTCACAGGGAAGGCGTGATCAAACTCAGCCTGACACACTGTTCGTAG